The following DNA comes from Pseudomonas sp. Tri1.
AATCGGCAGCCTGGCCGAGGCGTTCAACACCATGCTCTCGCGTATCGAAGCCCGGGAACAGCAACTCAAGCGCGCCAGGGACGACTCCCAGGCCGCCTACGACCAGGCCCAGGGCCTGGCGGAAGAAACCCGCCACACCAACCGCAAGCTGGAGCTGGAAGTCCAGGTGCGCAGCAAGATCGAGAAGAAGCTCACGGGCTTCCAGAACTACCTCAACAGCATCATCGACTCCATGCCGTCAGCGCTGATCGCCCTCGACGAACAGCTCTACGTCACCCAATGGAACCAGGAAGCCAGTGCCCTCTCCGGCACACGACTGGACGAGGCGCTGAACCAACCGATCTTCCTCGCTTTCGAACCGCTCAAGCCCTACCTGCCGCAGCTCAAGCAGACGGTCGAGCAGCACACGGTGGCCAAAATCGAACGCGTCACCTGGACCAAGGACGACGAAGCCCGGCACTACGCCCTGACCTTCTACCCGCTGATGGGCGGCGCCGGGCGCGGGGTGGTGATCCGGATCGATGACATCACCCAGCGCCTGTCGCTGGAAGAAATGATGGTGCAATCGGAGAAAATGCTCTCGGTCGGCGGCCTCGCAGCCGGCATGGCCCACGAGATCAATAACCCGCTGGGGGCGATCCTGCACAACGTGCAAAACATCCGTCGGCGCCTGTCGCCGGAATTGCCCAAGAACCTCGAACAGGCCGAGCAACTGGGTATCGAGCTACCGGTGGTCAATCGTTACCTGCAAAGCCGAGAGATCCCGCAGTTGCTCGACGGCATTCAACAGGCCGGTGCCCGGGCGGCGAAAATCGTCACCCACATGCTCAGCTTCAGCCGGCGCAGTACCCGGCAAATGGCGCCATGCGACCTGCCGGCACTGATCGACCAAGCGGTGGAAATCGCCGGCAATGACTTCGACCTGGCGATTGGTTTCGACTTCAAGGGCCAGGCGATCATCCGTCAGTTCGACCCGAACCTGGGCCCGGTGCCCGGCACGGCCAACGAGTTGGAGCAGGTACTGCTCAACCTGCTGAAAAACGCCGCCCAGGCGATCCACCAACGCCAGGACGACAGCGAGCCCGGGCGCATTATCCTGCGCACGCGGTTGAATCCACCGTGGGCGGAAATCCAGGTCGAGGACAACGGCATCGGCATGAGCGAAAACGTGCGCAAACGCACCTTCGAACCGTTCTTCACCACCAAGGAAATCGGCCAAGGCACGGGCCTGGGGCTGTCGGTTTCGTATTTCATCATCACCAACAACCACAAGGGCCAGATGGAAGTGCAGTCAGCGCCGGGCCAAGGCACCTGCTTCACCTTGCGCCTGCCCCTGACGGGCACTTCGATGGTGGCGCAGGAAAACAAGCAACTGGAGCGCTGAGCATGGGTTTTCGCCTGTCGAAGATTTACACCCGCACCGGCGACAAAGGTGAAACCGGGTTGGGCGATGGTCGCCGCGTGCCGAAGGATCACCCGCGGGTCGAGGCCATTGGCGAAGTGGACACGCTGAACAGTCAGCTGGGGTTGCTGCTGGCCGGCCTTGCCGCTGAAATGGCTCAATACCCGGCACTCAAGGAGGTCATCGAAGTGCTGACGCCTTGTCAGCACCGGCTGTTCGATCTCGGCGGTGAACTGGCTATGCCGGCCTATCAGGCGCTGAACACGACGGAAGTCGAACGACTGGAAGCGGCGATTGATGTGTGGAACGAGGAATTGGGGCCGCTGGAGAATTTCATCCTGCCCGGCGGCTCGACCCTGGTAGCCCAGGCCCATGTCTGCCGTAGCCTGGCCCGCAGCGCCGAGCGCCGTTGCCAGCAGTTGAACGCCATGGAGCCGCTGGCCGGGCCAGGGTTGGCCTATATCAATCGGTTGTCGGACTTGTTGTTCGTGGCCGCTCGGGTCATCGCACGGCGGCAGGGGGTGGCGGAGGTACTTTGGGTGGCGGCGACCAAGCCGGGGGAGTGATCACAGAGGTGTATCGTTTGTGAGGACCTCATCGCGAGCAAGCTCGCTCCCACAGTAATCCGCGGTGTACATGTTATCTATGTCACCCGGTAGATCCCTGTGGGAGCGAGCTTGCTCGCGATAGCGTCAGCAGCACACCACAAAATCAAGCCCCAGGCCAAAACGCCCGAATCCCCGCCACACCCTGCGCCCCAGCCTCCCAGGCCTTTTGCCGTTCGCCAGGCCCGACCCCACCCAACAGGTAGACCGGCTTGTTGAAACCCTCGATCAACCGCGCCGCCTCTGCCCACCCCAACGGCTGGGCGTCTGGATGGGTCTGGGTCGGTTGCACCGGCGAAAGGGTGACGAAGTCCACATCCATCTGCTGCGCCAGGGACAGTTC
Coding sequences within:
- a CDS encoding ATP-binding protein, which produces MPLRQRLENLPVGQKLLAALLVLLTTVLLVANLTFISAAYYISQESMAPQALQTIGRLVANPSLISDALQSPQSAKRLLDELNSYAPLRAAALYDGQGERLAQLQHAEKLKLPDHYRHMQAWQAGEFRSNQVITLPRPGTEPGHLLLVASSELPTAFYTGTLTASLGILIFSVLLWLIIAQQIKRLITQPIHQLEELSRQVTREENYALRAARGNHDEIGSLAEAFNTMLSRIEAREQQLKRARDDSQAAYDQAQGLAEETRHTNRKLELEVQVRSKIEKKLTGFQNYLNSIIDSMPSALIALDEQLYVTQWNQEASALSGTRLDEALNQPIFLAFEPLKPYLPQLKQTVEQHTVAKIERVTWTKDDEARHYALTFYPLMGGAGRGVVIRIDDITQRLSLEEMMVQSEKMLSVGGLAAGMAHEINNPLGAILHNVQNIRRRLSPELPKNLEQAEQLGIELPVVNRYLQSREIPQLLDGIQQAGARAAKIVTHMLSFSRRSTRQMAPCDLPALIDQAVEIAGNDFDLAIGFDFKGQAIIRQFDPNLGPVPGTANELEQVLLNLLKNAAQAIHQRQDDSEPGRIILRTRLNPPWAEIQVEDNGIGMSENVRKRTFEPFFTTKEIGQGTGLGLSVSYFIITNNHKGQMEVQSAPGQGTCFTLRLPLTGTSMVAQENKQLER
- a CDS encoding cob(I)yrinic acid a,c-diamide adenosyltransferase, with the translated sequence MGFRLSKIYTRTGDKGETGLGDGRRVPKDHPRVEAIGEVDTLNSQLGLLLAGLAAEMAQYPALKEVIEVLTPCQHRLFDLGGELAMPAYQALNTTEVERLEAAIDVWNEELGPLENFILPGGSTLVAQAHVCRSLARSAERRCQQLNAMEPLAGPGLAYINRLSDLLFVAARVIARRQGVAEVLWVAATKPGE